A window from Fundidesulfovibrio magnetotacticus encodes these proteins:
- a CDS encoding sensor histidine kinase: MRLHVSLRLRIYLVLGLLLAVTVGGGAFMLWYGTRIQTFLSGVFDRQVHALDAAMRLESSLAAQRGFLTYYSLDFDKSWLTRLSEQQSAFERELSKVRSFVDDESTRRLVNDIESGFLRLTVERERVVELLNAGNRQGASQIHAAARKRFDALITQCELFLDSLRAGLSRDRAEGLSRMELANTMATVFVPFTLLLGLVLALVLSRQILGPIRRLAEGEDQPAGPDEVAALETRMHGLLERAVQARSKLEKSQATLKAAERMATVGKMAAGVAHSIRNPLTSVKMRLFSLQRSLDLSENQREDFEVISQEIKHLDLIIQNFLEYARPPKLTLARSSPSDVTAAAVQLMRPRLDAQRITVHVEREEPLRPILIDPEQLKEVLVNLFANAMDAMQGPGTITVDESEGFMEPMGRVAVLSVSDTGPGVPEEERERVFEPFHTTKEEGTGLGLPIARRIVTEHGGSISLTQAKGGGAKFTITLPFDSESQGRARWN, translated from the coding sequence ATGCGTCTCCACGTGTCCCTGCGCCTGCGCATCTATCTCGTCCTGGGCCTGCTCCTGGCCGTCACCGTGGGCGGCGGGGCCTTCATGCTCTGGTATGGCACCCGCATCCAGACGTTCCTGTCCGGCGTCTTCGACCGCCAGGTCCACGCCCTCGACGCCGCCATGCGCCTGGAAAGCTCCCTGGCCGCCCAGCGCGGCTTCCTCACCTACTATTCCCTGGATTTCGACAAGTCCTGGCTCACGCGGCTCTCCGAGCAGCAATCCGCATTCGAGCGCGAGCTCTCCAAGGTGCGCTCCTTCGTGGACGACGAGTCCACGCGCAGGCTCGTCAACGACATCGAGTCGGGCTTTCTGCGCCTCACCGTGGAGCGCGAGCGCGTGGTGGAGCTGCTCAACGCGGGCAACCGCCAGGGCGCGTCCCAGATCCACGCCGCCGCCCGCAAGCGCTTCGACGCGCTCATCACCCAGTGCGAGCTCTTTCTCGATTCGCTGCGCGCGGGCCTGAGCCGAGACCGCGCCGAGGGGCTGAGCCGCATGGAGCTGGCCAACACCATGGCCACGGTGTTCGTGCCCTTCACGCTCCTGCTGGGCCTCGTGCTGGCCCTGGTGCTCTCGCGCCAGATCCTGGGCCCCATTCGCCGCCTGGCCGAGGGCGAGGACCAGCCCGCCGGCCCCGACGAGGTGGCCGCCCTGGAGACGCGCATGCACGGCCTGCTGGAGCGCGCCGTGCAGGCCCGATCCAAGCTCGAAAAAAGCCAGGCCACCCTCAAGGCCGCCGAGCGCATGGCCACCGTGGGCAAGATGGCCGCAGGCGTGGCCCACTCCATCCGCAACCCGCTCACCTCCGTGAAGATGCGCCTCTTCTCGCTCCAGCGCTCCCTGGACCTCAGCGAGAACCAACGAGAAGACTTCGAGGTGATCTCCCAGGAGATCAAGCACCTGGACCTGATCATCCAGAACTTCCTGGAATACGCCCGCCCCCCCAAGCTCACGCTGGCGCGCTCCTCGCCCTCCGACGTCACGGCCGCCGCCGTGCAGCTCATGCGCCCGCGCCTGGACGCCCAGCGCATCACCGTGCACGTGGAGCGCGAAGAACCCCTGCGCCCCATCCTCATCGACCCCGAGCAGCTCAAGGAGGTGCTCGTGAACCTCTTCGCCAACGCCATGGACGCCATGCAAGGCCCCGGGACCATCACCGTGGACGAGTCCGAAGGCTTCATGGAGCCCATGGGCCGCGTGGCCGTGCTGAGCGTCTCCGACACCGGTCCCGGCGTGCCCGAGGAGGAACGCGAACGCGTCTTCGAGCCTTTCCACACCACCAAGGAGGAGGGCACGGGCCTGGGCCTGCCCATCGCCCGGCGCATCGTCACCGAACACGGCGGCAGCATCTCGCTCACCCAGGCCAAGGGCGGCGGGGCCAAGTTCACCATCACCCTGCCCTTCGACTCCGAATCCCAGGGGAGGGCCAGATGGAACTAG
- a CDS encoding sigma-54-dependent transcriptional regulator: protein MSVILVVDDEPGLRQSFARLIEQEGHQALTAASGEEGIAALADKKPDLVVMDVRMPGISGLEALARMKAADPATPVIIMTAYGDTGTAIEAVNKGAFDYILKPFDIPEMLGLIQQALDASSQARGSKAKDAGEAPSVSLVGQSRAMREVYKQLGRVAATEATVLIQGESGTGKELAARAVWSYSPRKNRPFVVVNCVAIPESLLESELFGHEKGAFTGASQRRAGKIEQAQGGTVFLDEIGDMPLPVQAKLLRLLQEKQIERLGGKGPVPVDVRIIAATNRDLEAAMAEGRFREDLYYRLQVVRIVLPPLRERKEDLSQLAAHFLGLHARAMNARDPGITPGGLAALEDHAWPGNVRELSNVLNKTLIFSRGLAISADDVRAAIAGRTPAESHDLAADAEGALDAWVRAVVAAGGPDLHNRAVDRLSALVVAEALRVSGGNRTHAARLLGLSRPTLLAKMDKLGLVVEAQVRVGDVLS from the coding sequence GTGAGCGTGATCCTCGTGGTGGACGACGAACCCGGGCTGCGCCAGAGCTTCGCGCGGCTCATCGAGCAGGAGGGCCACCAGGCCCTCACCGCCGCCTCGGGCGAGGAGGGCATCGCCGCCCTGGCCGACAAAAAGCCCGACCTGGTGGTCATGGACGTGCGCATGCCCGGCATCTCCGGCCTGGAGGCCCTGGCGCGCATGAAGGCCGCCGACCCGGCCACCCCCGTGATCATCATGACCGCCTACGGCGACACCGGCACGGCCATCGAGGCCGTGAACAAGGGCGCGTTCGACTACATCCTCAAGCCCTTCGACATCCCCGAGATGCTGGGGCTCATCCAGCAGGCCCTGGACGCCTCCAGCCAGGCCCGGGGCTCCAAAGCCAAGGACGCAGGGGAGGCCCCCAGCGTGAGCCTCGTGGGCCAGAGCCGCGCCATGCGCGAGGTCTACAAGCAGCTGGGCCGCGTGGCCGCCACCGAGGCCACGGTGCTCATCCAGGGCGAGTCCGGCACGGGCAAGGAACTGGCCGCCCGCGCCGTGTGGAGCTATTCGCCGCGCAAGAACCGGCCCTTCGTGGTGGTGAACTGCGTGGCCATCCCCGAATCGCTCCTGGAGAGCGAACTTTTCGGCCACGAAAAAGGCGCGTTCACCGGGGCCTCCCAGCGCCGCGCGGGCAAGATCGAGCAGGCCCAGGGCGGCACCGTGTTCCTGGACGAGATCGGCGACATGCCCCTGCCCGTGCAGGCCAAGCTCCTGCGCCTGCTCCAGGAAAAGCAGATCGAGCGCCTGGGCGGCAAAGGCCCCGTACCCGTGGACGTGCGCATCATCGCCGCCACCAACCGTGACCTCGAAGCCGCCATGGCCGAGGGACGCTTCCGGGAAGACCTCTACTACCGCCTCCAGGTGGTGCGCATCGTCCTGCCGCCCCTGCGCGAGCGCAAGGAGGACCTCTCCCAGCTGGCCGCCCACTTCCTGGGGCTCCACGCACGGGCCATGAACGCCCGCGACCCGGGCATCACCCCCGGAGGGCTGGCAGCCCTGGAGGACCACGCCTGGCCCGGCAACGTGCGCGAACTCTCCAACGTGCTCAACAAGACCCTCATTTTCAGCCGGGGTCTGGCCATCTCCGCCGACGACGTGCGCGCGGCCATCGCCGGGCGCACTCCCGCGGAATCCCACGACCTCGCGGCCGACGCGGAGGGCGCCTTGGACGCCTGGGTGCGCGCCGTGGTGGCCGCCGGCGGGCCGGACCTCCACAACCGCGCGGTGGACCGCCTCTCGGCCCTGGTGGTGGCCGAGGCCCTGCGCGTCTCGGGGGGCAACCGCACCCACGCCGCGAGGCTCCTGGGGCTTTCGCGCCCCACGCTTCTGGCCAAGATGGACAAGCTCGGGCTGGTGGTGGAGGCCCAGGTGCGCGTGGGCGACGTGCTCTCCTGA
- a CDS encoding DUF169 domain-containing protein encodes MTDETKAFLEVLDLDGEPYGMHSTDEEPASGYSPKAGPPVSRELEQAGAMDWQAVWGSFSCVLGNLWLARRKNLPAYFEAARYGCPGASFYLGFHAPQLDFITCYVSTGVPGTPVHGERYLPDPATARRLFEEIPPRMAPARFRVFKPLSAFESGETPETITFFVRPEQLCGLGFLASFVTGDFEALMSPFGAGCACMTTWPLHYLSQGRLKAVLGGLDPSERKFLATDELTLTVPKALFDLFVERWRDSYLTTDTWAGIRKKIARSAEAWARGKGGE; translated from the coding sequence ATGACCGACGAGACCAAGGCGTTCCTGGAAGTCCTGGACCTGGACGGCGAGCCCTACGGCATGCACTCCACCGACGAGGAACCCGCATCCGGCTACTCGCCCAAGGCCGGACCGCCCGTCTCGCGGGAGCTGGAACAGGCCGGGGCCATGGACTGGCAGGCCGTGTGGGGCAGTTTTTCCTGCGTGCTGGGCAACCTCTGGCTGGCCCGGCGCAAGAACCTCCCGGCCTATTTCGAGGCCGCCCGCTACGGCTGCCCCGGGGCCTCCTTCTACCTGGGCTTCCACGCCCCGCAGTTGGACTTCATCACCTGCTACGTGAGCACGGGCGTCCCCGGCACGCCCGTGCACGGCGAGCGCTACCTGCCCGACCCCGCCACGGCGCGCCGCCTCTTCGAGGAGATCCCGCCGCGCATGGCCCCTGCCCGCTTCCGCGTGTTCAAGCCCTTGAGCGCCTTCGAGTCGGGCGAGACCCCGGAGACGATCACCTTTTTCGTGCGCCCGGAGCAGCTTTGCGGGCTGGGCTTCCTGGCCAGCTTCGTCACCGGCGACTTCGAGGCACTCATGAGCCCTTTCGGGGCGGGCTGCGCCTGCATGACCACCTGGCCTCTGCACTATCTCTCGCAGGGCAGGCTCAAGGCCGTTCTGGGCGGGCTGGACCCCTCGGAGCGCAAGTTCCTGGCCACCGACGAGCTGACCCTCACCGTGCCCAAGGCCCTCTTCGACCTTTTCGTGGAGCGCTGGCGCGACTCCTACCTGACCACCGACACCTGGGCGGGCATCCGCAAGAAGATCGCCCGCAGCGCCGAGGCCTGGGCAAGGGGCAAGGGCGGGGAGTAG
- a CDS encoding methyl-accepting chemotaxis protein — translation MHLIARSINAKLSLVIAAISLTAVAVIMAFEAAGTRDLVTTQIRHAAETEADLAYMGIEKPMIVGDNKGTIAEFQAIRSKFKDLSAHMTSYTGNVTYSTDEAAVRKDLAQVFASPELEGLHRRGLKEAVRESVFVDKGDKKFLARVISVPNQVKCHHCHGDSEPILGQMVLLSDVTAPMDAMRAQIVRSAGVGLAGLVCLIGVTVWAVGVLFIRRIKALAGQTEQVAQGDYSPRFEDPRSDELAVLAGDISAMVAQLKDKLGFSEGVLAGIPTPCVIVGPDRGIVWVNRQMCELLEKPYDLKLYQGMRTGVFFWNDVNRKTVSEVAIETQTAQHGERQVQTASGRGISITVSSTPFFDMDGRLMGSITFWNDITPIREQQRRIEAQNQVIAQAAQRAEAVALHLAGTSGHLLDRIDEASKGTEHQRHRIQEAATAVEQMNASVLEVARNASNAARSAESARENAQRGSGVAEESIRAIMDVREQTRAMAESLHLLGGKAQDVGAIMNLITDIADQTNLLALNAAIEAARAGEAGRGFAVVADEVRKLAEKTMAATKDVHAAVSGIQEGARRNIDLMDEAGTRVEKGADLVKGAGEALMGIVEVAAGTADMVRAIATAAEEQSAASEEINQTVVDVNAIAGQTASTMTELAGMSREVAQVASELREVIGSMSLEGGDAPKALG, via the coding sequence ATGCACCTGATCGCACGCTCCATCAACGCCAAGCTCTCCCTGGTGATCGCGGCCATCTCCCTCACGGCCGTGGCCGTGATCATGGCCTTCGAGGCCGCCGGAACCCGCGATCTGGTCACCACCCAGATCCGACACGCCGCCGAGACCGAGGCCGACCTGGCCTACATGGGCATCGAGAAGCCCATGATCGTGGGCGACAACAAGGGCACCATCGCCGAGTTCCAGGCCATCCGCTCCAAGTTCAAGGACCTTTCGGCCCACATGACCTCGTATACGGGCAACGTCACCTACAGCACCGACGAAGCCGCCGTGCGCAAGGACCTCGCCCAGGTCTTCGCCAGCCCCGAACTGGAGGGCCTGCACAGGCGCGGCCTCAAGGAGGCGGTGCGCGAGTCCGTGTTCGTGGACAAGGGCGACAAGAAGTTCCTGGCCCGGGTGATCTCCGTGCCCAACCAGGTCAAGTGCCACCACTGCCACGGCGACTCCGAGCCCATCCTGGGCCAGATGGTGCTCCTCTCCGACGTGACGGCCCCCATGGACGCCATGCGCGCCCAGATCGTGCGTTCGGCGGGGGTGGGCCTGGCCGGGCTGGTCTGTCTGATCGGCGTGACGGTGTGGGCCGTGGGCGTGCTCTTCATCCGGCGTATCAAGGCCCTGGCCGGGCAGACCGAGCAGGTGGCCCAGGGCGACTACTCCCCCCGGTTCGAGGACCCGCGCAGCGACGAACTGGCCGTTCTGGCCGGAGACATCAGCGCCATGGTGGCCCAGCTCAAGGACAAGCTGGGCTTCTCCGAGGGCGTGCTGGCGGGCATCCCCACGCCTTGCGTCATCGTGGGGCCGGACAGGGGCATCGTCTGGGTGAACCGACAGATGTGCGAGTTGCTCGAAAAGCCCTACGACCTCAAGCTCTACCAGGGCATGCGCACGGGCGTCTTCTTCTGGAACGACGTCAACCGCAAGACCGTCTCCGAGGTCGCCATCGAGACCCAGACGGCCCAGCACGGCGAGCGCCAGGTACAGACGGCCTCGGGCAGGGGCATCTCGATCACCGTGTCGTCCACGCCGTTCTTCGACATGGACGGCAGGCTCATGGGCTCCATCACCTTCTGGAACGACATCACGCCCATCCGCGAGCAGCAGCGGCGCATCGAGGCCCAGAACCAGGTGATCGCCCAGGCCGCCCAGCGCGCCGAGGCCGTGGCCCTGCACCTGGCCGGAACCTCCGGGCACCTGCTCGACCGTATCGACGAAGCCAGCAAGGGCACGGAGCACCAGCGCCATCGCATCCAGGAGGCCGCCACGGCCGTGGAGCAGATGAACGCCTCGGTGCTGGAGGTGGCGCGCAACGCCTCCAACGCGGCCCGAAGCGCCGAGTCCGCCCGCGAGAACGCCCAGCGCGGCAGCGGCGTGGCCGAGGAGTCCATCCGGGCCATCATGGACGTCCGCGAGCAGACCCGGGCCATGGCCGAGAGCCTCCACCTGCTGGGCGGCAAGGCCCAGGACGTGGGGGCCATCATGAACCTCATCACCGACATCGCCGACCAGACCAACCTCCTGGCCCTCAACGCGGCCATTGAGGCCGCCCGCGCGGGCGAGGCCGGGCGCGGCTTCGCGGTGGTGGCCGACGAGGTGCGCAAACTGGCCGAAAAGACCATGGCCGCCACCAAGGACGTGCACGCCGCCGTGAGCGGCATCCAGGAGGGCGCGCGGCGCAACATCGACCTCATGGACGAGGCCGGAACGCGCGTGGAAAAGGGCGCGGACCTCGTGAAAGGCGCGGGCGAAGCCCTCATGGGCATCGTGGAGGTGGCTGCGGGCACCGCCGACATGGTGCGCGCCATCGCCACCGCAGCCGAGGAACAGTCCGCCGCCTCGGAGGAGATCAACCAGACCGTGGTGGACGTGAATGCCATCGCGGGACAGACCGCCTCCACCATGACAGAACTGGCGGGCATGTCGCGCGAGGTGGCCCAGGTGGCCTCCGAACTGCGCGAGGTGATCGGCTCCATGAGCCTGGAAGGCGGCGACGCGCCCAAGGCCCTGGGCTGA
- a CDS encoding cytochrome c family protein, which yields MLLLGVSGVALAAGEPAYVGSKACSQCHEKEFSNFKKYSKKAHSWNSVAIMRPKLKERELRQCYECHTTGYGRAGGFTSLEATPDLAEVGCETCHGPGGAHAASGERKDITRRPDTQSCTACHNKERVEDFRFKPLIYSGAH from the coding sequence GTGTTGTTGTTGGGGGTTTCCGGCGTGGCCCTGGCGGCGGGGGAGCCTGCCTATGTGGGCTCCAAGGCCTGCTCCCAGTGTCATGAGAAAGAATTCTCAAACTTCAAGAAATATTCCAAGAAGGCCCACTCCTGGAACTCGGTGGCCATCATGCGCCCCAAGCTCAAGGAGCGCGAGCTGCGCCAGTGTTACGAATGCCACACCACGGGTTACGGCCGCGCGGGCGGCTTCACCAGCCTGGAGGCCACGCCGGACCTGGCCGAGGTGGGCTGCGAGACCTGCCACGGCCCCGGAGGCGCGCACGCCGCCTCGGGCGAGCGCAAGGACATCACGCGCCGCCCCGACACCCAGAGCTGCACCGCCTGTCACAACAAGGAGCGCGTGGAAGACTTCCGCTTCAAGCCCCTGATCTACTCGGGCGCGCACTAG
- a CDS encoding GyrI-like domain-containing protein, whose amino-acid sequence MTAAPLDLFARCRTELAAGPEPRFVTVDDAWFLSLDGIGRPDDPRFREGLAALYTVARALRAQSKADGRPFVLPRLEGLYSLEPGYQDFDAAPPQAWQWTLCLRAPDFVGDNILWPLKEALLAGGKPPMVRRVKLIGFGEGRAAQALHVGPRHDTRAVREALAAFIEREGFAPSGRRHEIYLSDPLRTPPERQRTIVRYPVV is encoded by the coding sequence ATGACCGCCGCCCCCCTCGATCTCTTCGCCCGCTGCCGGACGGAACTCGCCGCCGGACCCGAGCCCAGGTTCGTCACCGTGGACGACGCCTGGTTCCTTTCCCTGGATGGCATCGGCAGGCCGGACGATCCCCGCTTCCGGGAGGGCCTGGCGGCGCTGTACACCGTGGCCCGGGCCCTGCGAGCCCAGTCGAAGGCGGATGGACGGCCCTTCGTCCTGCCCCGGCTGGAGGGTCTCTACAGCCTGGAGCCCGGCTACCAGGACTTCGACGCCGCGCCCCCCCAGGCCTGGCAGTGGACCCTCTGCCTGCGCGCCCCGGACTTCGTGGGCGACAACATCCTCTGGCCCCTCAAGGAGGCGCTCCTGGCCGGAGGCAAGCCGCCCATGGTGCGCCGCGTGAAGCTCATCGGCTTCGGGGAGGGGCGCGCCGCCCAGGCGCTGCACGTGGGGCCGCGCCACGACACCCGCGCCGTGCGGGAGGCCCTGGCGGCCTTCATCGAGCGCGAGGGCTTCGCCCCCTCGGGCCGCCGCCACGAAATCTACCTGAGCGACCCCCTGCGCACCCCCCCGGAGCGCCAGCGCACCATCGTCCGCTACCCCGTTGTCTGA
- a CDS encoding response regulator, with protein MATAASNPPTVILADRNRHIRELLAREFAREGYAVKGCGLGREAALLAAAEGDILVVDGELPDMDAGRVVSEVRRVRPGLPVAVYAHEEDEARPCLGQPMVFYVPKRDDPAGLVKAVLEALRARPTGPAG; from the coding sequence ATGGCCACAGCCGCATCCAACCCTCCGACAGTGATCCTCGCCGACCGCAACCGGCACATCCGGGAGCTGCTGGCACGCGAGTTCGCCAGGGAAGGATACGCGGTGAAAGGCTGTGGACTGGGCAGGGAGGCGGCGCTCCTGGCCGCCGCGGAGGGCGACATCCTGGTGGTGGACGGCGAACTGCCGGACATGGACGCCGGGCGAGTGGTCAGCGAGGTGCGCCGGGTCAGGCCGGGACTTCCCGTGGCCGTATACGCCCACGAGGAGGACGAGGCGCGGCCCTGCCTGGGCCAACCGATGGTTTTCTATGTCCCCAAGAGGGACGATCCGGCGGGGCTGGTGAAGGCCGTGCTGGAAGCGTTGAGGGCACGGCCGACGGGACCTGCCGGATAA
- a CDS encoding sulfite exporter TauE/SafE family protein: protein MRFFRDVYNFMMEGARAHAKWDYEVSMNIIQNRKKLLVLAVLALPILGFSFVEAADVIGGKTAYMPSYYNTTIFLASIGVGLAAGLITGCIGAGGGFIITPALMAAGVKGILAVGTDLFHIFAKAIMGTAVHKKLGNVSVKLALGFLLGSGFGAVAGGTLNKMLYDSDPLMSELFISTIYAVLLGFLGFYGAYDFLKSRKGEEGGDSHGGPAGGGVPPLAQKVQALKIPPMITFDEDFVPGGRQLSMWVIACGGFVVGALAAIMGVGGGFITFPMFVYVFGVSSMTTVGTDILQIIFTAGFAGIAQYAVYGFVFYTLAMGMLIGSLLGIQVGALVTKVVKGVHIRGFYALSIISGFINRAATLPKKLTELGYLGWSPELNNMIEYVGNIVFWVSVGLFGVWVFGKFFANIPMLRGEE, encoded by the coding sequence ATGCGATTCTTCAGGGACGTCTACAATTTCATGATGGAAGGAGCGCGGGCCCACGCCAAGTGGGACTACGAAGTCTCCATGAACATCATCCAGAACCGCAAGAAGCTCCTGGTTCTTGCCGTACTGGCCCTGCCCATCCTGGGCTTCAGCTTCGTCGAGGCGGCGGACGTGATCGGCGGCAAGACCGCCTACATGCCCTCCTACTACAACACCACCATCTTCCTGGCTTCCATCGGCGTGGGCCTGGCCGCCGGCCTGATCACGGGCTGCATCGGCGCGGGCGGCGGCTTCATCATCACCCCGGCCCTGATGGCCGCGGGCGTGAAGGGCATCCTGGCCGTGGGCACGGACCTCTTCCACATCTTCGCCAAGGCCATCATGGGCACGGCGGTGCACAAGAAGCTGGGCAACGTCTCCGTGAAGCTGGCCCTGGGCTTCCTGCTGGGCTCCGGCTTCGGCGCGGTGGCGGGCGGCACGCTCAACAAGATGCTCTACGACTCCGACCCGCTCATGTCGGAACTGTTCATCTCCACCATCTACGCCGTGCTCCTGGGCTTCCTGGGCTTCTACGGCGCGTACGACTTCCTGAAGTCCCGCAAGGGCGAGGAAGGCGGCGACTCCCACGGCGGCCCCGCCGGCGGCGGCGTGCCCCCGCTGGCCCAGAAGGTCCAGGCCCTGAAGATCCCCCCCATGATCACCTTCGACGAGGACTTCGTCCCCGGTGGCCGTCAGCTCTCCATGTGGGTTATCGCCTGCGGCGGCTTCGTGGTGGGCGCCCTGGCGGCCATCATGGGCGTCGGCGGCGGCTTCATCACCTTCCCCATGTTCGTGTACGTCTTCGGCGTCTCCTCCATGACCACCGTGGGCACGGACATCCTCCAGATCATCTTCACCGCCGGCTTCGCGGGCATCGCCCAGTACGCCGTGTACGGCTTCGTGTTCTACACCCTGGCCATGGGCATGCTCATCGGCTCGCTCCTGGGCATCCAGGTGGGCGCGCTGGTGACCAAGGTCGTCAAGGGCGTGCACATCCGCGGCTTCTACGCCCTGTCCATCATCTCCGGCTTCATCAACCGCGCGGCCACCCTGCCCAAGAAGCTCACCGAGCTGGGCTACCTGGGCTGGTCTCCCGAACTCAACAACATGATCGAATACGTGGGCAACATCGTGTTCTGGGTCAGCGTCGGGCTCTTCGGCGTGTGGGTGTTCGGGAAGTTCTTCGCCAACATCCCCATGCTGCGCGGGGAGGAATAA